In one Bordetella pertussis 18323 genomic region, the following are encoded:
- a CDS encoding HU family DNA-binding protein — protein sequence MNKTELIDHIASKADISKAAAGRSLDALIGAVKTTLKKGGTVTLVGFGTFAVSARAARTGRNPRTGETIKIKKAKVPKFRPGKALKDAVN from the coding sequence ATGAACAAAACCGAACTCATCGATCACATCGCCAGCAAGGCCGATATCTCGAAAGCCGCCGCCGGCCGTTCGCTTGACGCCCTGATCGGTGCCGTAAAGACCACCCTGAAGAAGGGCGGCACGGTCACGCTGGTGGGCTTCGGCACTTTCGCCGTGTCCGCGCGCGCCGCACGCACCGGCCGCAATCCGCGCACCGGCGAAACGATCAAGATCAAAAAGGCCAAGGTGCCGAAGTTCCGTCCGGGCAAGGCGCTGAAAGACGCCGTCAACTGA